From Pseudomonadota bacterium:
TGAAGCCCATGCAGTCTATTGGCTACCGACATATGGTAAATCATATTCTGCAAAAATGGACACTGGATGAAAGTCTGAACCTCATGGCCAGAGATACCAGACGATATGCCAAGCGACAATTTACCTGGTTCAATGCCGACCCGGAAATCGTCTGGTATGAAAACAACCAGCAGGATATGATTATCAATCAAATTAATAATCATATTAATTAACGTAAAGACAGCTAAATAAATACAATACTTAATGTAACAGATAACATGAAAACAAGTTTTTTCAATAAAGTATGGAAGCAAAAAGAATACGATCTGGATAAATTCAGAATTCTTGCAGAAAATACCAATATCCCGGAAACCATACTCGCTATTCTTTTTAATCGAGGATTGACCACTCCGGAAGAAATTGAATCCTTTCTCGAACCGCAGCTCGCCCATCTCCCTTCGCCATTTTTAATGAAAGGCATGGCCGAAGCATCAGAAATCATCATACAGGCCCTGGAAGAAGCACGCATTGTCTGCATTTCAGGCGATTATGATGCTGACGGGGTCACTGCAACAGCAGTTTTGTCTCTTTTTTTTCGTGAAATCAATCTCGATGTTTTAACATTTCTCCCGGACAGAAATTTACACGGATACGGCCTCAACAAAGATTCACTACAAAATCTCTATAATGAAAGTCTCAAGAAAGGGTGCAGCAGCCCGGTTCTCATTTCAGTTGACTGCGGCATCGCAAACTCCGAGGAGGTTCTTGCCGCAAAACAAATGGGATTTACGGTGATCATAACCGACCACCATCAACCGCCTGGAAAACTCCCGGATGCAGACGTTGTGATTAATCCATTGCAGGCGGGGTGCACGTTTCCGTTCAAACATCTCGCCGGAGTGGGTATTGCATTTTATCTTGCAATGGGAGTCCGTAACAGACTCCACGAAAAAGGTTTCTGGAATGGAAACCGAATAGAAGCCACTAATCTTAAAAAATACCTTGATCTGGTCGCCATTGGAACAATCGCGGATATGGTTCCGCTCATCGGCACCAATAGAATTCTTGCAAAAGCAGGGCTTGAAATACTCGCAAAACCCGTAGGGGTTGGAGTTAAAATTCTCTTAGAAAAATCATGCGGCGCCAATACCCAGATAACTTCCGAGGATATTTCCTTTCAGGTCTGTCCCCGAATCAATGCAGCCGGCAGACTTAAAAATGCTCAGATTGCTTTTGATCTGCTGACCAGTGATGACATTTATGAGGCCGAAATTCTGGCAATAGAATTGGACCAAATCAACACGGAAAGAAAGGCAATAGTTAATGAGATAACCAGTAGAGCAATTGCAATGGCCGATAAAAAAATATCAAAAGGGCACAGTTCTCTGGTTTTGTATGATCCAGACTGGCATAACGGGGTTTTGGGGATTGTTGCATCACAAATTGTTAATAAATACAATCGACCGACAATTGTATTAAGTGATTCCGGTGGAATGATAAAGGGATCAGGAAGGTCAATAGAGGGATTAAACTTATACAAAACACTCCTGGGTTGCACAGAAATATTGCATAAATTCGGGGGGCATGAATCAGCCGTTGGTCTTTCTGTTTCAGCTAACAATATACTATTATTAGAAAATTTATTCGAAGAGGCAGTAGTTGCTCATTTAAATGATGAGGAAATACAAAACCCGAGGCTCTTGATTGACAACCAGGTAGATATTGCAGAGGTAATGCACACAGGTTTTATTGAATTGTATAAAAAAATTGAGCCGTTTGGGCTGGGAAATGAAGAACCGGTGTTTATGACAAATAAGAATGTAACAATTGCCGATACACGGAAGGTAGGCGCTGACAGTCTGCAATTTTCAATTAACGAAAATAATCGACAGTATAAAGCCTTTGGTTTTGGCATTGGCAGTCTCAATGAAACATTACCAAAAAAGTTTTCCCGGTTGGCATATTGTTTACGGCCCAATACTTTTCGAGGAATCCGCAAGTGGGAGATACGGGCAATCGACATCATCACCAACTCAACACCTTGATTTTATTTATATTTATTTAACTATACATAATATACATTATGCGACATTACGATAATGATCGAACAATTGAGGTGAAATCTCAGGTTTTGTGTAAATCTTTAACCGAGCAATTTCAGAGCTTTTTTGGTATAGCAAATCCACAAAATCGTAAACCACTTCTGCAAGCGATAATTCCAATTCAATTACTAATTTTCTGAATTAAGCCCCTGGAGAATGCGAATGAATCGAACCATTTATCAAGAGCCACTAGTAAGTCGCTACACCAGCCCTGAAATGCAGGGACTTTTTTCCGAACAGACAAAAATTGAAACATGGAGAAAATGCTGGATAGCCCTGGCTGAAGCTCAATGCGAACTTGGGCTTTCCATGGTCACACCTGAAATGGTTCAGCAGATGAAGGCAAACATTTCTGACATCGATTTTGAGCTGGCATCGCAAAAGGAAAAAGAAATACGCCATGACGTAATGGCCCATGTTTATACTTTCGGGGTTAAATGTCCACTCGCCGAACCCATAATTCACCTGGGGGCAACCTCTCAGTTTGTCGGCTGCAACACCGATCTCATTCTCCAGAAAAAAGCCCTGGCAATTATCAAAAAAATGCTGGTAAACGTCATTGCCAACCTCAGCCGTTTTGCCGCAACCCATAAGGCCTTGGCAACCCTTGGCTACACCCACTACCAGCCAGCTCAACCAACTACCGTTGGCAAAAGAAACACTTTGTATATCCAGGACTTGCTTATAGACCTTGATTATCTGGAAAATCTCGAAAAGCAGATTAAGGCCCGTGGAGCCAAAGGAACTGTCGGCACCCAGGCCTCTTTTCTAGAATTATTCAAGGGCGACCATGAAAAAGTCAGAAAACTCGACAATCTCGTTGCAGAAAAACTCGGATTCGACAAGGTCTTTGACGTGACCGGCCAGACCTATACCCGTAAGCTTGACATGAAAACCGCTGAAACCCTTGCTGGCATTGGCGCCACCGCCCATAAATTTGCCGTTGACCTTCGCCTGCTTTCAAACCTTAAAGTCCAGGAAGAACCGTTTGCACAAGGTCAGGTCGGCAGTTCGGCAATGGCATATAAACGCAACCCCATGCGATCCGAAAGGATGACCGCCCTTTCCCGTAAACTTTCAGGCCTGGTAGCAAACTTTGACGCAACCTATTCCAATCAATGGTTTGAACGCACATTAGACGATTCCGCCATACGACGAATGGATATCCCACAATGCTTCCTGCTCACCGATGCCATACTAAAGCTGTTTCTTAACATTACAAGCGATATGGTTGTTTTTCCGAAACAAATTGAACGCTACATCGCCCAGGAATTACCTTTCATGGCAACTGAAAAAATACTCATGGCATGCGTTGAGGCAGGTAAGAGCAGACAGGAAATGCATGAGGTAATAAATAAACATTCCATTGATGCCGGCAGAGCCGTAAAGGAAAAAGGCCTTGATAATGATTTATTGAACCGTCTTGCCAAGGACCCGCTTATTCCTTTTGATAAATACGATTTACATAAAATGATTGTCTCTAATACCAACAGCTTTGTGGGTAGAGCCGTGGAACAAACCGAAGATTTCCTCAACGAGGTGGTGGAACCGAGACTGAATAAATACAAAGAACTTCTCGGTGGGCTGGATTCTCAACTCTCCGTGTGAACCACGCCTGCTTGTGACGCATGATATCTCTTGTTCTTTTTAAAATAATGAAGCAGGTTTCAATTGGCAAAAACACTTCCTGTCTGGCACCGAATTCCATTACGAATAGCCCCGGAAAGAATATATTTTCTGCGGTTTATACTCGAAGGATATGACGGCCTGGCCATACTTTCAACCCTGGACCAACATGCAGGCGTCGTCGAAATTCGATTTCCGGAATCCGCATCACAAGTTTTGTTTGGACTCCTGGAAGACATCGCCCCTACCCTTTTCAATCAATCAAGAAATCCCAACCTGTAAGAATTTTTCATGAAACGAGTTTACATTGAAACCTTTGGCTGCCAGATGAATGAACGTGATTCTGAAATCATGTCGCAACTTCTTGTTTCCTCCGGTTATATCGAAACCTTTACCATCACGGATGCAGACCTTGTATTGGTAAACACTTGCAGCGTGCGGGAAAAAGCAGAACAAAAGGCTTACAGTCTCCTCGGGACCCTTAAAAAAATGAAGGTGGCCCGACCATCTCTGCTGGTTGCAGTTGCCGGATGCGTTGCGCAGCAGGACGGAGCCGGTATGCTCAAACGAATGCCCCATGTTGACCTGATTATCGGGCCTCAAAACATTTACCGGCTGCCGGAACTTTTGGAAAAAGCATCCGATCAAACCCCTAAAAAACAAATTGCGACCAACCTTTCCAATTCTTTTGTTATTCCGCCGTTTCTGCCGAATATGAAGAACCAGTCAACATTCAAACGGTTTGTCACCATCATGCAGGGTTGCAATAATTTCTGCACCTATTGCGTAGTGCCGTTCACCCGCGGCCGTGAAGTAAGTCGCAAAAAAGATGATATAATTAATGAAATAAAACATTTGATTGATAACGGGATTAAAGAGATTACCCTGCTCGGACAAAACGTCAATTCCTATGGATTGGATCGTCCCAACGAGCAAGACATAACCTTTCCTGATCTCTTGCGAGCTGCTTCTGAAGTAAAAGGGCTTGAACGTATCCGCTTTACAACCTCTCATCCCAAAGACCTTTCAGAAGATCTTATGCGCTGTTTTCAGGAAATTAAAACACTCTGCCCACATCTGCATCTACCTGTTCAATCCGGGTCAAACACAATCCTCAAACAAATGAACAGAAAATATACCATTGAGAAATATCTTGATAAAGTCTCTGAACTTCGGAAATATAATCCGGAGATAGCCATAACCACGGATATCATTGTTGGGTTTCCGGGTGAAAAAGACGAAGATTTTGAAGCCACCATGCAATTACTTGAATCTGTTCGCTACCATGGGGCTTTTTCTTTTAAATATTCAGACCGGCCTCATACCAAATCCGCATCTTTTTCAGAGAAAGTCCCTGAAAATGAGAAAACTTCCCGGCTTGCAAGACTTAAATCCCGCCAGGATGAAATCAACCTGGAACGACATCGCCAATACATCGGCAGAAAAATGAAGATCATGATCGAGGGAACTAGTAAAGCCTCAGATGGGCAATGGACCGGCCGAACCATGACCAATCATATTGTGAACTTTGACGGAAATCCTGATCTTCAGGCAGGACAAATCATCACTGTGATTATTACCGAAACCTGCCAGAATTCTCTCCAGGGAAAACAGACAAATGATTTTAATGGATAAATCCTTGTTAACTGTTTAACATTTACTAAATTCAAAATGACGCCCGATCCTGTCGGCAGATAATCAATTCATTAAAAAAATCAACAGAATTAAAGGACGATACGATGATTGATCTTCATACCCATACTTTTTTTAGCGACGGTGAACTTGTTCCAGCCGAACACCTGAGAAGAGTCGAGGTTCTTGGTTATGAAGCCATAGCCATTACCGATCATGCCGACTCATCCAACATGGATTTCATCATTCCACGAATCGTCCGGGCGGCCAATGATCTTAACAGGTATTCAACAACCAGACTTATTCCTGGAATTGAACTCACCCATGTGCCACCAGGTATGTTTGCGGAGCTTGTTCGCAAGGCAAGAGAACTCGGGGCGCTGATTGTCGTGGGTCATGGAGAAACCGCAGTAGAACCCGTGACACCGGGTACCAACAGGGCTGCAATTGAATCAGGGGTTGATATCCTCGCCCACCCAGGATTTATAACCATTGAAGAAGCAACCCTTGCCGCCAAAAAAGGGATTTACCTTGAGCTCAGCGGCCGCAAAGGTCATTCCATTACCAACGGGCACGTTGCTCAAACAGCACTTAAAGCCGGGGCAGCCCTCATGGTCAATGCCGACGCCCACGGCCCCGGCGATTTTCTTACGGATGAAAAAGCACGCATCGTCGCCCTCGGCGCCGGATTATCTCCTCAGATGTATGAAAAAATCAGAAAGGACATGTCGGCTTTTGTAGCGGCGTTATAACGGTCGGACGCGTATACCGCTTCTAACTTCTTGAGATCATTAGGAGCGATAATTCAGTCTTGGACTTTTTACGAAGTCATCATAGTTGGAAACTTTCCACGGCAGATAAACGCAATACTTCTAACGACGGAAATATATCTAAAGGCTCTAAACGCTTTGCTATGAATTTCCAGATTTAAAACAAGACGTTGCATGAAAAATTTAAATATACCTCAGGTTATTTCTCCGCTACGATAAAATCACGCATTTGATGTGCTAAGTCCGGATTTCTTTTTTTCCCAACCATCAGATAAAAAAACGTATCAAGAGGTTCAAGAAATAATCCTGATACTATCAATAGTAAGTTAAAGGGAAACGTTCAAAAATGGGTGACACGCTCAAAATTTTCATTCGCAAACTCGGAGATATCCGGTTGAGCTGTCCTTACTGCATGGACCATAAGATTATTCCTGGTGAAAAGATTAAAGGGGAACATAAAATTCGTATAATATGTTCCTGCAAACATGCTTTTGACGTGGAATTCGAGTACCGCAAGAAAACCCGCAAGAACGCCTCTCTGGACGGTCATTTTGAAAAAATCGATCCCCTTATGGCCCAGGACTCATCACGCAGGAGTAAAACCAGCTGGGACCTGGCTTCCATCGCCAATCAGCATTCAAACTGTAAAATAAAGAATCTTTCCGTTGACGGTATCGGTCTTACATCAAATTATAGCCATACAATTAAAGTCGGCGATCTCTTGGAAATCATTTTTACCCTGGATAATTCTTCGGCAACCATCATGGAAAAGATCTACACTGTTCGCTCTGTGGAAGATAATTATATGGGCTGTGAAATATATCTCCACGACCTGCAGGATAAAGATCTTGCCTTCTATATCCTTTCCTAGGACCCGGCATATTTCATTAGCAGCGGCAAACTTTATCAATTCATCAGAAAAAACTATCGCAGAAGAAGCAGTGCCCAACAGGAATGGAATCAGCCATGACTTCTCTCCAACCCTGCCCTGTGCCAGTGATAAAAGGTTATAGGATATCAAACCGATGGTCATGCAAAGTTCCCTTATCAGGCTTTCGTGTTTTCACCTGTTAATCAGGTTGTAACTTTTTCGATAATCCTGCCCGCCTTATCAAAACGGCAGGCCAGCACATCCGGATCATGATAAAAAGTAAACCAGCAATTCTTATCTCGATAATCGGCAATATATTTTTCCTTAATCTGCAGGTTTTCCGAGTTGACCAGATTCTTGAAATTAATATCCCAGTAGCTGTGCGATGCCCGGCTATTTGGGTGCAGAACATCATACCATTCATCTTTTTGAACCAGATACCGGGCATTTGCAAAAGAAAGCCTCTGCCTGCCATCCGGATCAAACATTTCCACCCCTCCTGCATGGTCAAAATCACAGTGGGTGAGTACGACATAATCAATCGCAGTACTGTCAAGCCCAAGTTTTTCAAGCTCTGCCGGGATATTCCAGTCGCAGGTCACTTCATAAATATTTTTCTGTTTTTCCGAAAGTTTGTTACCGAGCCCGGTATCGACAAGGATCAAGGCATCAGGGGATTTGATGAGCAAAACGGCGTTGAGCATCAAAATATTATTTGCCGAAACAGCGGGGATTTTCTTTTCCCAGAGCACTTTGGGAACTGCACCGAACATCGTGCCACCGTCAAGCATGAATTCGCCGCCGTTTAACCAGTAAATTTCTAAATTGCCAACGGAGAGTCTGTTATACATTTCAGGGCTGTTCCAGAAAATTAACGTTTCGATCTTGTTGATAATCGAGCAAGCAACGGGGTACAAAATTCACGAGACCCCATGGAAAGCGAACCCAGCGAGATCCCAGAAAACACTCGCCCGGCAGGTATCACTCAAGGATCTATTTGAATTTATTATGTTTTTTTTAACAGTGTTTTTTTTGCTAAACCATCAAAATTCAATATTCGGACGCATAATAAAGGACAGATCGTTTTTTTCATCATCACGAAGATATCCTGAATATTTGCGATTTGCTTCCCATATATATCCGATGTCGATAGTGAGTGCGGCAACTTTTTGCATCGGCCATTTCTTGCTGACAAAAAAGGTATTCTGAACAAGATTCATCTCTGCCGCATCAAACTTCAGGGTAAATTCAAAACCGCTGTTCTGCATCAGTGAAAGCCATGAAGCCTCATAATCTATGCGGCTCCTGCGCAGGGATACATAAAAAACATCCGTAATATATTGATTGCCGTGCATCTTGCCGCCAACCCGGAAACTCCAGCTGAGACGCTGTTTCTCAACCTTGCGATCCCCTTTGATTTTCCACTCGAGCTCCAGCCAGTTATCGCTGATTGCATCATTATCCTTGATATGGTAATTGCCGGCGCTGATCAGATAGCCCATATATCCTTTATTAGGGACAAGCCCTGTCTCACCCGGCTTGCGGAAACTTATGACATTCCCCAGAAAAATCGAAAAGGCATACGGTTCTTCAAAGCCTGCGGTTACTGCCTGGATCAGATTAATATCGCTTGATGCCTCAGCATCATCATAAAAATCCTCATAATTATTTTTGATAAACAACCCCAGGCAAGGCAAAGGATTGACACTTGCTTCAACAACTGCAAATCTTGGCACATAGGAACTGTAAAACAGATCCCGGTAAATCTGGAACTCACTTTTCTCACCGGCAAATGCTATGGGCTTATCGGTCAGACTGACATAGAGGCCGACATTTGAATAATAGGCGTCAAGCTCATACTCAAAAGATACGGTTTCAGTCTTTTCCGCTTCTTCTGCTCCGGCGGTTATTGAAGTCATCTGTAATATAACCAGCAGGCTCATAAGCAGTGACAGGGAAAATGTATTGAAATCAGCAAGAATACTCATATGTAATCAGAATAACCCAGCTCCTCTTTCGGGGCAAGAACGCTCTGGGCTGAATAAATGGTTATCTTCTTGAAAAGAATACTATTTCTTACTAGGCTTATATATATTGTAATGGATTAACAGCAATATACCGTATTCACCCTGACTCTATCCATGAATGTAATAATTCTGGATCCAAAAAACTATGATAAAAAAAGTCAAAGTTGAACAACTTGCGCCCGGGGTCTTTATAAAAGGCTTTGACTGCGGATGGATGGGGCATCCCTTTCTGTTTAACAGCAAACTTATCACCAGTGAAAAAGCCTTGGAAAAACTTCGCTACTTCGGGATTCGAGAGGTATTCATTGATACAGAAAAAGGTCGTGATATTGAAGATGCTCCATCGGAAGCCGAACATAAACGCCAGATAGATCAAGAAATCAGAACAATGGTAAATGACGATGTTTCGGAAGCCATCAACCATATTCCATTGCAGGAAGAAATTACCCAAGCAACGTCAATAAAACGGGAAGCAACGAAAGTCGTCCGTACCATAATGGCCCGAATCAGGCAGGGTAAAAACCTTGAACCGGATCAAGCGCATGTGCTTGTAAGAAAAATCGACGAATCAATTTCCCGCAATAAAGACGCTCTTGTCCTTCTTCTTCGTCTGCGCAATAAGGACAATTACACTTTTAATCATTCCGTGGGAGTCGGCGCTCTCATGATGTCTTTTAGCAAACATCTCGGTTTGAGCAAACAACGCACCCATGAAATAGGTCTGGGGTCGCTTCTGCACGATATCGGCAAAATGAAGATCCCTGTTCAAATACTCAATAAGCCAGGCAAACTCTCGGACCTAGAATTTGCCGAAATAAAGAAACATGTTCAGTTCTGTGGAGATATTCTCAGCGGCACAAAAAAAATCCCTAAGAGAGCTGCTCTCGTTGCACTCCAGCACCACGAACGCATTGACGGCAACGGCTACCCACAGGGATTGAAAGGCGATGACATTTGTCTCGGCGGTCAGATGGCGGCAATAGTTGATGTTTTTGACGCAATCACCTCGCGGCGTTGCTATCGAAACGGTCTTGATCCTGTTGACGGCCTTCGTCGCTTGTATGAATGGAGCAAATATCATTTTGATGAAATGCTTGCGCATCGATTCATTAAACACATCGGCATCTATCCGGTGGGCACGGTGGTTGAACTTGAAAGCGGCATGATCGGCGTGGTAATCGACTCAACCGAACACCTGCTCAAACCGGTTGTTTCCGTGGTTTATAACAAAAAGAAGAATTGGCCGGTCTCACCTCGAACTATCAATCTTGACAAACCTTTCGGCAAAGGCGGTGCTGACAAAATAATCAGTTACGAATCCGCCAGACGCTTTAACATCGATCCCTTTAAAATGCTTGGGCTCGAAAGATAATTCAGTCAAGTTTTCCTTGAAGCCCTGTGTGCACCGTTTGTTGATGTTGACCAAAAAAAACAGCCGGGAAGAATTCTCTCCTCCCCGGCTGTTTGCCTTTTAGTCAAATTTTCAGATTAACATCATATCTTTGGTGAAGGCACATCGTCACCGTGGCATTCCATGCAGTTTTCTTGTGAAGTAATGCCATATTCTTTGACATTACTGCCATGTGTTGGCTTATACTTACCATCCTTCCAGTCATTAAGAAGAGTGACGGTTTTCATTGCAATATCCGCCGACAACCTGGCGCATCTGTCTTTTCTCTGAGGACTGGCAAAGCTTACGCCTTCTTTTTTCATCCATTTGCCCACGGATATATGACAAAGCGGTGAGGCGCTGGCATTAACGCTTTTAAACTGTGCTTTGGGCTGTTTCGGTTTATAAATCGGCAACTGGGTTTCCGTATACCATGCAATAACGTCATTTAATATCGGTTCGGTGTCGTGACCGCCAATAAGTCCTGTAGCAATGCCTGCTCCATTTAATGAACCGCAGAGAGTTCCCCAGCCGACAGCACCGCCGTGTCCCCATTTAAAAGCCATTAAAGGCAGAGAGGAATAGGGTTCACCAATTTCCCTTTGTAACGGTTGCAGAATCCCGCTGACTACGGCAAAACAACAAAACCCTTTATACCAGTTTTCATAGGCGATATTGCCTGCTTCCTGCGGATCAATCTTTTTGTATCCCCACGGGAAAGTCGCCGGCTTATTTGCTAAAACAGTCGTGACGACTCCGGAAGTTCCAAGAGTCAGAACTGCGGCACCAACCGCAAGCTTCCCCGCCCCAATCAGTGCTTCCCTTCTGGAAAGATCGCATTGCTTTTCACTCATTTCTGGTTCACCTCCAAAGTATGAATTTATATTCTTTCCGAAATAATGATTCCCGGAAATCCTAAGTGGCAATTAAGTTCCCCGCGTCAGGAAAATCTCCACACCTCGATTCCAAGTTACCGGGATGACTCGTTGGTCTTGTTAAAAAACTCGTATATTCCGAGTTATCATGTATGGGGGTTCTTCACCACCCCGGGGGAAGGAACTTAGGGAGTGGTGAAGAACACCGACTTTGCCTGCAACAAGTTAAACGGGGAAGAGAAACCTGGTGCAGGTGGGAAAAAAGAAAGTAAGCTATCACCTATCACATCCATGGCGATTCAGTGAATGTGGCAAATTGTCGCAGGGATGTTCAAATAATAAGAATTTGTTTGATAACACGGGACTTCCGGGCTATTAATAATCTTGTTTTTTACATGATCAACCCCTTATTACCGCGGCAGTATCAATTTACATATTCAGGAAATGAATATGTTTTTCTTGAAAAACTTGTTGAAAAAATTCTTCCCTGCAAAGAATTTGAAGCTTCGAGCAACGAAGTTATCCCCTTGAGAATATTTAAACCATGACCACATCCTTTCTGACAGAATCACAATCACCCTCCCGTATCGCATTTTCATGGTTATTGCATCT
This genomic window contains:
- the miaB gene encoding tRNA (N6-isopentenyl adenosine(37)-C2)-methylthiotransferase MiaB; amino-acid sequence: MKRVYIETFGCQMNERDSEIMSQLLVSSGYIETFTITDADLVLVNTCSVREKAEQKAYSLLGTLKKMKVARPSLLVAVAGCVAQQDGAGMLKRMPHVDLIIGPQNIYRLPELLEKASDQTPKKQIATNLSNSFVIPPFLPNMKNQSTFKRFVTIMQGCNNFCTYCVVPFTRGREVSRKKDDIINEIKHLIDNGIKEITLLGQNVNSYGLDRPNEQDITFPDLLRAASEVKGLERIRFTTSHPKDLSEDLMRCFQEIKTLCPHLHLPVQSGSNTILKQMNRKYTIEKYLDKVSELRKYNPEIAITTDIIVGFPGEKDEDFEATMQLLESVRYHGAFSFKYSDRPHTKSASFSEKVPENEKTSRLARLKSRQDEINLERHRQYIGRKMKIMIEGTSKASDGQWTGRTMTNHIVNFDGNPDLQAGQIITVIITETCQNSLQGKQTNDFNG
- a CDS encoding PilZ domain-containing protein is translated as MGDTLKIFIRKLGDIRLSCPYCMDHKIIPGEKIKGEHKIRIICSCKHAFDVEFEYRKKTRKNASLDGHFEKIDPLMAQDSSRRSKTSWDLASIANQHSNCKIKNLSVDGIGLTSNYSHTIKVGDLLEIIFTLDNSSATIMEKIYTVRSVEDNYMGCEIYLHDLQDKDLAFYILS
- the recJ gene encoding single-stranded-DNA-specific exonuclease RecJ; the protein is MKTSFFNKVWKQKEYDLDKFRILAENTNIPETILAILFNRGLTTPEEIESFLEPQLAHLPSPFLMKGMAEASEIIIQALEEARIVCISGDYDADGVTATAVLSLFFREINLDVLTFLPDRNLHGYGLNKDSLQNLYNESLKKGCSSPVLISVDCGIANSEEVLAAKQMGFTVIITDHHQPPGKLPDADVVINPLQAGCTFPFKHLAGVGIAFYLAMGVRNRLHEKGFWNGNRIEATNLKKYLDLVAIGTIADMVPLIGTNRILAKAGLEILAKPVGVGVKILLEKSCGANTQITSEDISFQVCPRINAAGRLKNAQIAFDLLTSDDIYEAEILAIELDQINTERKAIVNEITSRAIAMADKKISKGHSSLVLYDPDWHNGVLGIVASQIVNKYNRPTIVLSDSGGMIKGSGRSIEGLNLYKTLLGCTEILHKFGGHESAVGLSVSANNILLLENLFEEAVVAHLNDEEIQNPRLLIDNQVDIAEVMHTGFIELYKKIEPFGLGNEEPVFMTNKNVTIADTRKVGADSLQFSINENNRQYKAFGFGIGSLNETLPKKFSRLAYCLRPNTFRGIRKWEIRAIDIITNSTP
- a CDS encoding C-GCAxxG-C-C family protein, translated to MSEKQCDLSRREALIGAGKLAVGAAVLTLGTSGVVTTVLANKPATFPWGYKKIDPQEAGNIAYENWYKGFCCFAVVSGILQPLQREIGEPYSSLPLMAFKWGHGGAVGWGTLCGSLNGAGIATGLIGGHDTEPILNDVIAWYTETQLPIYKPKQPKAQFKSVNASASPLCHISVGKWMKKEGVSFASPQRKDRCARLSADIAMKTVTLLNDWKDGKYKPTHGSNVKEYGITSQENCMECHGDDVPSPKI
- a CDS encoding MBL fold metallo-hydrolase, translating into MYNRLSVGNLEIYWLNGGEFMLDGGTMFGAVPKVLWEKKIPAVSANNILMLNAVLLIKSPDALILVDTGLGNKLSEKQKNIYEVTCDWNIPAELEKLGLDSTAIDYVVLTHCDFDHAGGVEMFDPDGRQRLSFANARYLVQKDEWYDVLHPNSRASHSYWDINFKNLVNSENLQIKEKYIADYRDKNCWFTFYHDPDVLACRFDKAGRIIEKVTT
- a CDS encoding DUF4911 domain-containing protein, producing the protein MPLRIAPERIYFLRFILEGYDGLAILSTLDQHAGVVEIRFPESASQVLFGLLEDIAPTLFNQSRNPNL
- a CDS encoding HD-GYP domain-containing protein — protein: MIKKVKVEQLAPGVFIKGFDCGWMGHPFLFNSKLITSEKALEKLRYFGIREVFIDTEKGRDIEDAPSEAEHKRQIDQEIRTMVNDDVSEAINHIPLQEEITQATSIKREATKVVRTIMARIRQGKNLEPDQAHVLVRKIDESISRNKDALVLLLRLRNKDNYTFNHSVGVGALMMSFSKHLGLSKQRTHEIGLGSLLHDIGKMKIPVQILNKPGKLSDLEFAEIKKHVQFCGDILSGTKKIPKRAALVALQHHERIDGNGYPQGLKGDDICLGGQMAAIVDVFDAITSRRCYRNGLDPVDGLRRLYEWSKYHFDEMLAHRFIKHIGIYPVGTVVELESGMIGVVIDSTEHLLKPVVSVVYNKKKNWPVSPRTINLDKPFGKGGADKIISYESARRFNIDPFKMLGLER
- a CDS encoding adenylosuccinate lyase; the encoded protein is MNRTIYQEPLVSRYTSPEMQGLFSEQTKIETWRKCWIALAEAQCELGLSMVTPEMVQQMKANISDIDFELASQKEKEIRHDVMAHVYTFGVKCPLAEPIIHLGATSQFVGCNTDLILQKKALAIIKKMLVNVIANLSRFAATHKALATLGYTHYQPAQPTTVGKRNTLYIQDLLIDLDYLENLEKQIKARGAKGTVGTQASFLELFKGDHEKVRKLDNLVAEKLGFDKVFDVTGQTYTRKLDMKTAETLAGIGATAHKFAVDLRLLSNLKVQEEPFAQGQVGSSAMAYKRNPMRSERMTALSRKLSGLVANFDATYSNQWFERTLDDSAIRRMDIPQCFLLTDAILKLFLNITSDMVVFPKQIERYIAQELPFMATEKILMACVEAGKSRQEMHEVINKHSIDAGRAVKEKGLDNDLLNRLAKDPLIPFDKYDLHKMIVSNTNSFVGRAVEQTEDFLNEVVEPRLNKYKELLGGLDSQLSV
- a CDS encoding histidinol phosphate phosphatase domain-containing protein — its product is MIDLHTHTFFSDGELVPAEHLRRVEVLGYEAIAITDHADSSNMDFIIPRIVRAANDLNRYSTTRLIPGIELTHVPPGMFAELVRKARELGALIVVGHGETAVEPVTPGTNRAAIESGVDILAHPGFITIEEATLAAKKGIYLELSGRKGHSITNGHVAQTALKAGAALMVNADAHGPGDFLTDEKARIVALGAGLSPQMYEKIRKDMSAFVAAL